GACATTAAAGGGAGTAGTTGAGACCAATCAAAACAAGATTGACCGATCGCTGTTAGTTTATTACTAATCTCCGTAAATTGAGGTATTTCTGAAGGGATAACTAAACCTAGGTGTCGGGAAGGGAAGGTAACCGAGTCTTCACGTCTGAGGACACCTAAAATAGGTAAATTAAGGGGTTGTAAAGCGTTAGTGAGTAATTCTAAATGGCGATCGCTACCTACCCTATTAAGTATTACTCCTGCTAATTTTATCCTAGAGTCAAAGCTACGATAACCATGGGCGATCGCAGCTATTGAACCTGATAACCTAGAACAATCTATCACTAATAGTACTGGTAAATCCAAGAGACGAGCGATATGAGCGGTACTAGCAAAATCAGTAATCTTATTATAACTAATACCGTCAAATAAACCCATCACCCCTTCGATGAGAGCATAATCTACATCACAGGAGTGATAAGTAAAACAATTTTGCACATAATCACAGGAAGTCAGTACAGGATCTAAATTACGACAAGGGCGATCGCTAACCAGGCTATGAAACATAGGGTCAATATAGTCTGGACCTACTTTAAAAGATTGTACTGTTGCACCTTGACGGGTTAAATAAGCGAGAATAGCTAGGGTAACGGTAGTTTTACCTTCTCCTGAACGACAACCCGCGATAATTAGACCCATTAGCAGTTAATCAGCTGTAGAATTTGGTGAGTAATTTTCATCGCTTCTAGGTAGAGAGGATCGCGACCCCGAGTCTGTAACTGTTGTCCTAAAAGTATCTCA
This genomic stretch from Gloeocapsa sp. DLM2.Bin57 harbors:
- a CDS encoding cobyrinate a,c-diamide synthase yields the protein MGLIIAGCRSGEGKTTVTLAILAYLTRQGATVQSFKVGPDYIDPMFHSLVSDRPCRNLDPVLTSCDYVQNCFTYHSCDVDYALIEGVMGLFDGISYNKITDFASTAHIARLLDLPVLLVIDCSRLSGSIAAIAHGYRSFDSRIKLAGVILNRVGSDRHLELLTNALQPLNLPILGVLRREDSVTFPSRHLGLVIPSEIPQFTEISNKLTAIGQSCFDWSQLLPLMSVKSKTSPQSLFPSIPWKQRQRLAIARDQAFNFYYQDNLDILTANGVKLIPWSPLKEEKLPPDIQGIYLGGGYPEVFASQLAENQAGKNALKQAIQQGLPTYAECGGLMYLSEEIIDFNQNHWSMVGILPTTAIMTQKLTLGYRQAQGIITDFKDDQVWGHQFHRSQLTTSPRQPVWRINHTYEGWRINKVYASYLHLHFGGYPHIVQEFLITK